From Canis lupus baileyi chromosome 16, mCanLup2.hap1, whole genome shotgun sequence, a single genomic window includes:
- the PTGES2 gene encoding prostaglandin E synthase 2 isoform X2 yields MAQVARALWPVRYALAWRLGGRLPPGLPAHSRAGFAGAAGGQGPAATARKGSPRLLGAAALALGGVLGLYHTARWHLRAQHLRAQRPAAQVVEVNPVRRAEIKFSSYRKVPILLAQEGESLQQLNDSSVIISALKTYLVSGQPLEDIITYYPPMKAVNDQGKEVTEFCNKYWLMLDEKEAQHLYGGKEARTEEMKWRQWADDWLVHLISPNVYRTPAEALASFDYIVREGKFGAVEGAVAKYMGAAAMYFISKRLKSRHHLQDDVREDLYEAADKWVAAVGKDRPFMGGQKPNLADLAVYGVLRVMEGLEAFDDLMRHTRIQPWYLRVEKAIAEAPQ; encoded by the exons ATGGCCCAGGTCGCGCGGGCGCTGTGGCCGGTCCGGTACGCTCTGGCCTGGAGGCTGGGCGGTCGCCTCCCGCCCGGACTCCCCGCGCACAGTCGGGCCGGCTTCGCGGGAGCGGCAGGAGGCCAGGGCCCCGCTGCCACCGCCCGCAAGGGGAGCCCGCGGCTGCTGGGAGCGGCGGCGCTGGCCCTGGGGGGCGTCCTGGGGCTGTACCACACCGCGCGGTGGCACCTGCGCGCCCAGCACCTCCGCGCCCAGCGCCCCGCCGCGCAG GTGGTGGAAGTGAACCCCGTGCGCAGGGCCGAGATCAAGTTCTCCTCCTACAGAAAGGTGCCCATCCTGCTGGCCCAGGAAGGAGAGAGCTTG CAACAACTGAACGATTCCTCTGTCATCATCAGTGCTCTCAAGACCTACCTGGTGTCGGG GCAGCCCCTGGAAGACATTATCACCTACTATCCACCCATGAAGGCTGTGAACGACCAGGGAAAGGAAGTGACTGAATTCTGCAACAAGTATTGGCTCATGCTAGATGAGAAAGAGGCCCAGCACCTGTATGGTGGGAAGGAGGCGAGGAC GGAGGAGATGAAGTGGCGGCAGTGGGCAGATGACTGGCTGGTGCACCTGATCTCTCCCAACGTGTACCGCACTCCTGCTGAGGCCCTGGCTTCCTTTGACTACATTGTCAGGGAGGGCAAGTTCGGGGCAGTGGAAGGTGCCGTGGCCAAGTACATGGGTGCAGCTGCCATGTACTTCATCAGCAAGCGGCTCAAGAGCAG GCATCACCTCCAGGATGACGTTCGTGAGGACCTCTATGAGGCTGCCGACAAGTGGGTGGCAGCCGTGGGCAAAGACCGACCCTTCATGGGGGGCCAGAAGCCAAACCTGGctgatctg GCAGTGTATGGTGTGCTGCGTGTGATGGAGGGCCTGGAGGCCTTCGATGACCTGATGCGTCATACCCGCATCCAGCCCTGGTACCTGCGTGTGGAGAAGGCCATTGCTGAGGCCCCCCAGTGA
- the PTGES2 gene encoding prostaglandin E synthase 2 isoform X1: MAQVARALWPVRYALAWRLGGRLPPGLPAHSRAGFAGAAGGQGPAATARKGSPRLLGAAALALGGVLGLYHTARWHLRAQHLRAQRPAAQLSLSSRLQLTLYQYKTCPFCSKVRAFLDFHALPYQVVEVNPVRRAEIKFSSYRKVPILLAQEGESLQQLNDSSVIISALKTYLVSGQPLEDIITYYPPMKAVNDQGKEVTEFCNKYWLMLDEKEAQHLYGGKEARTEEMKWRQWADDWLVHLISPNVYRTPAEALASFDYIVREGKFGAVEGAVAKYMGAAAMYFISKRLKSRHHLQDDVREDLYEAADKWVAAVGKDRPFMGGQKPNLADLAVYGVLRVMEGLEAFDDLMRHTRIQPWYLRVEKAIAEAPQ, translated from the exons ATGGCCCAGGTCGCGCGGGCGCTGTGGCCGGTCCGGTACGCTCTGGCCTGGAGGCTGGGCGGTCGCCTCCCGCCCGGACTCCCCGCGCACAGTCGGGCCGGCTTCGCGGGAGCGGCAGGAGGCCAGGGCCCCGCTGCCACCGCCCGCAAGGGGAGCCCGCGGCTGCTGGGAGCGGCGGCGCTGGCCCTGGGGGGCGTCCTGGGGCTGTACCACACCGCGCGGTGGCACCTGCGCGCCCAGCACCTCCGCGCCCAGCGCCCCGCCGCGCAG cTCTCCCTGTCCAGTCGCCTGCAGCTGACCCTGTACCAGTACAAAACATGCCCCTTCTGCAGCAAGGTCCGTGCCTTCCTCGATTTCCACGCCCTGCCCTACCAGGTGGTGGAAGTGAACCCCGTGCGCAGGGCCGAGATCAAGTTCTCCTCCTACAGAAAGGTGCCCATCCTGCTGGCCCAGGAAGGAGAGAGCTTG CAACAACTGAACGATTCCTCTGTCATCATCAGTGCTCTCAAGACCTACCTGGTGTCGGG GCAGCCCCTGGAAGACATTATCACCTACTATCCACCCATGAAGGCTGTGAACGACCAGGGAAAGGAAGTGACTGAATTCTGCAACAAGTATTGGCTCATGCTAGATGAGAAAGAGGCCCAGCACCTGTATGGTGGGAAGGAGGCGAGGAC GGAGGAGATGAAGTGGCGGCAGTGGGCAGATGACTGGCTGGTGCACCTGATCTCTCCCAACGTGTACCGCACTCCTGCTGAGGCCCTGGCTTCCTTTGACTACATTGTCAGGGAGGGCAAGTTCGGGGCAGTGGAAGGTGCCGTGGCCAAGTACATGGGTGCAGCTGCCATGTACTTCATCAGCAAGCGGCTCAAGAGCAG GCATCACCTCCAGGATGACGTTCGTGAGGACCTCTATGAGGCTGCCGACAAGTGGGTGGCAGCCGTGGGCAAAGACCGACCCTTCATGGGGGGCCAGAAGCCAAACCTGGctgatctg GCAGTGTATGGTGTGCTGCGTGTGATGGAGGGCCTGGAGGCCTTCGATGACCTGATGCGTCATACCCGCATCCAGCCCTGGTACCTGCGTGTGGAGAAGGCCATTGCTGAGGCCCCCCAGTGA